DNA sequence from the Anser cygnoides isolate HZ-2024a breed goose chromosome 7, Taihu_goose_T2T_genome, whole genome shotgun sequence genome:
TGAAAACTCTGTATCCAGATGTGCTTCCCTACAGTAGTCAATCTAATCTTTCTTCAATACATTTTATAAGATTATGTACTGACTTTTTACCAAAGGGATATTGAAGGTGTTGATCTTGTGTAGCAGCGTTCAATGATTTGTACTATACAGAGTCTATGTTCTCTCTAAAGTTCTCAAAAATACTGCCtattggtattttaaaaatgtctctgctttcGGAGGCaagaaattcattaaaaataattgtaaatgCGCTAAGGCTATGCAGTGAAAGAGAACACTTTCAGCACAGGGCCTTTGAGCAGCTAGATAGATGGGatacaataaataaacaaataaataaataaataacagtcCTCTTTCTAGTAAAATGCTGCTGGGGGAGTGTGATAGAGCAACATCTCTGATTTCCTTCAACAAGTaatactagatttttttttggaggggaaagaaaaaaaacaactcaagGTTCTCACCTTTTTTGTTTACAGAGTATGCAgagttaaaacaacaacaaaaaaaaacaactaaggTTAGACTAATCTAGGAATTTACAAGGGGTCGTTTGCTTTGCAATGTGACAAGGGCTTAACTGCAGTTGCTTGACAGTGCTAGTCTCAGTTATAGTAGATTAAAGTAACCCTAATTATGGCATTTAAGCTAGAAGAGTAAAAGAATGATATTTAACATTAAACCTTAATATTTGTGGAATGCAAAACAATGTCAAAGAGCCACTCAACTCATCCTAATCTCCGCAGTGGTCTTACACATATGACTGTATCTTGTTTCAGATGCTCTCAAGAACCTTTGAAGCAACTGCATGGTCTCTTTAAGCAACCTTCCCACATGAAACTTATTTCTCCAATAGCCTTCCAAGTATGAGATGTAAGTCCTTTGATGACCGCTTTCTTGAAGAATAGTTTATGGTTTACTACTAATTGTGGAAACTCTTAAGatatatttgtcattttttaaattgagaaCTATCTTGTTAATAATTCATTCAAAGTTATGGTGAACATGCAGTTCTTTACCAAATTTAACCAGCTCTTAATTCCATACACCAAAAATTGAGTAATTTTatgtagaaaataatttcagcattttatttttaagtatagcTCAGTGGATATTCTATTAAGTGGATCTGATCCCTGTCCTGAGAGGATGAGAGAAGGAGGGTTatcttttgaagaaaatcagaatagAGGCTAGGCCTGCATGAGATATGTTCTTCAGATCACAAAATGGATAATTTTGATTGGAACAGTTTTTAATGCTAAACTATAGTCTACCATAATCACTGAATTCTGTTATGCAGGTTAAGTTGCACCTGTGTAGATTATTTATCAAAAACTTCAGACAAGAATCTTGATTtatgtaaaatgaaacaaaatagcCAACCCCCCACCAAAATTATTCTATGTGTAATACATGTCTTCTGGTATTAGTAAACTTTAAAATGATCATCGAATTCATTCCACCAGCTGTGTCCTTCCCAAAAATGCTGAGCAGAACTGAAGAGTGCTAATAAATCAAGTAGATATATGCATCATTAATCCATACAGATCATCAATCCTTGAAATGTAAATTCCAGAAAGAGACCTGCATTTTCAAAGATGTATACAGCTTCTGCCAACTGGTGTTTCTGCATTCAACTCACTTAAAGATTAGCTGTGAacttcagagaagagaaagactTGATGCCTGCAAGCATAAATATAGAAAGACATTAGCCTATGAAATTGAATGTGATATACAGATATGTGAAGTCTTCAGTTACTAGCAACTACCTGAAATCTTTGTTAAAGTACACATTGATTGGAAATtagattcattaaaaaaaaaaaaaaagacaaaacccaaCCTTATTCAATACTATTAAAAGGAATAGTCATTGTAAAgaagcaaaacatgaaaaatatagcAAGTGTTGGAATGTGTAAGAAACAGacagagatgctgaaagaaaaactacaaTCTATGATATAAACTACTGGTGTGCTGCTATCCTCAgtcctgtatttctgtattaattTCAGTGGACTGGATTTCTTTCCAATACTGAGATTGAACTGGACAAAGGGAATCTGGATTTTAATATCAGATAAAAAAGTTGTGGCCACAAAACACTAAGTGCTGGTCCAATATAAAATCACCCTGCTGATTCAGAATTGTCCAGAATTTTTTTCTGGGTTaagttttaatttgaaaaatgacaaataagGTATTGGATTATGCAACTGTAATTATTACAGTTCACCTATCCCCTGCCCTTGTAGAAATGGTATGAGACCAGTGTGAACATCCTGGTCCTTGGCTAATTCGAAAGAAATGCATTCATATTTCCACACCTGATTCAGATCAACTTCTGAGTACCTGAGTACTTCTGAGTAGTGCCCAGACCTGATCAATATTAGCGATTAAGAAGCCACAACCTCagaaaaagtggaagaaataaataacttttttttttttaatctgtggaAACCATAAATTTGCTTAATAatcatatttcagaaagatAATTTCAAAGGTTAATTATATTGTATTGAAGAGTTAACAAAAATTTCTGTCAAATATACAAGTagcagaagaataaaatttGCTGtactatttttaacattttacagTTCTTGAAGAAATATTTGATGAAAGCTCTTTCCATGTAATCTCACTTGGTTTGATTCTGTCCAGCTTCAGTGGAAGGAGAATTCTACCTGCTTAACATCTTAGTAGCCCCCTAATAAAACAGTTAGAAACCTAAAAATTAGTGGTGCGATAGATCCATACCTTTTAGCCCATAAAGTGGAAGACTGAATCCAACATTGGGAACATATCCTTAGGCTGCACAGTGGCTTAAATAGAAGAACACAGAGATTCTGGATCTTCAACAGGATTAGGTGGAATCTGATGCTGAGATGCTTAGAGTGGGCCCACACTACAGCTCACCAGTCCTGAGAAGCTTAAAGAGTAATGCACCTAAAGAATGCTTCTTCAATGGCGTGCACCAGGATTTCTGGATTGCAAGGTACAATTTCAAACAAGGATATctgcttgtatttatttctatataGTTCTATTTGGCACTCCATTTAACATTTCaagttgattttcttctttggtatTATCTATAATAAAATGGTTAACATGAAGAAGGAGAGCAGACTAGCACAATATTGTCAAACAGAaggtaataaaaagaaaaattcctaaTGCAGGTGTATAAATGGatgtcatttttatatataaactgAGTATGTCATCCTTAGTAAATGAACACAGTTTGagataaacaaatataaaaagatgtttcttttaaCTCTAAGCACATCCCATGACCTGCATTAGAAATGACAAAGAATACACCATGATTTGAAGAGCAGGCAAAtcaatttcatttgctttttaacGAGGTTCACTATGCAAATGGAAATATGTAAACCAAAGTTAGGTGAGAAATAGAGTAACTAGTCACAGAATACAAACGTGATTAATATTGTAGCATTGATGAAGAGCTGTCTTTTTCATTCAAGACATAACTTATACAATCAAACATTTGTACAgctgctgatatttttttttgtgttcaaaaatttattttttttagtatacaGTGTAACAGTGTAAATTGAGGTTGTCTGGGTTAATTTCTTTACATTCAGATCTCTCACTTCTTAAAGCTTCTTCAAAGAGTTCATATTCTTCCTTTGtttggagatttttattttttgccaacTCAAGATATTAAGATTGTGGCTTAATACAAATGATGTACCGATGGGGAGCTTCTGGTTCACCTATTCAAATTCAAGGATGAAATAGATTCCTTTTATTATTAGTAGATTAAGAACTCTGACATATTAACAGAGGATGATTTATTTACTAGAGCCAATATCTTTGCCCCTGTTACAACATACAATTTAATTTGTATGAAAAATTCTAGAACTCAGTGCCACTAGCCTCATacctgatataaaaaaaaatactaagaacCAAAAATATGGAACAGTTAGAATAATACCATTTcaaatatgtacatttttacACTATTAGAAGCAGTCATTTTTCCAAAACATCACAAATCTTGTAACAGATATATATCTGAAGTAAGTCCACTGAAGTTAACATATTTGCATGACGGGAAAATGATCAaaatatgattctatgatatgacCCAGAGTAATTATACAAATATGttaaacttatttttcccaaaacaaaggctaccattttaatgaattaatggATATCTTATTCCAATGAAGCAAACAGTTCTCTCTGCTTCTATATAACCAGTATGTAAAATTTTCATAATTTGAATCTCTAGTTTGTTTCAGGCCCTTTTTAAGAAACATTGATTTCAAAATGCATTAATGCCAGTCAAAAGAATGATTAACCATTCTGTAAAATTTTGCATTGTGCTCTCTGAAGTAAGAATAAAGTTGCTCTAAAACAGTGTTGTTAACAAGAGGATGGGGGCGCCCTTTGGATTCGTGTAAACATCTCTCTCTTCCATCACTTCGAATGCAATAGAATCCTTTAGtttggttaaaataaaaattagaagacATAATTCGGGAAGGAAGATTTAGAAATCTTTCAACTTTTTGTAATTCAGGAAGAGGGTCCTTGATTAAAGTATTGCCGTCCACTATATGAATCTGattcaaactgaaatgtttaaGCCACTTTTCCATATGAACATCATATAGACTTCTCTGAATAGCCTTGTATTTGGTATTAAGTGCTCCATTCTTAATAACAATATCTTCAAAAAGCTGAACAGGCTTGTGGCTTTCTACTCTGTTGTAATATACTTGGGTATAGTCAGATATAACTCTCTCAGTGGGATCTCTTAGAATGAGCAGCAGCTTAATGGAGCTATTCATGTCATGAATTCTTTCTGGAGCCTGTGGTGATGTAAAATAGCCTGGTGTTTTCTCAATTGTAATTTGATTTCCGTAAGAAAATGGCATCAGACTCCTATACCAGTCTAATCCTTTCACATAATTTTCATCCCAGTCAAAAAAGTGGACTTCTGTAGCTGCTACTACAATATTAGGATGAATATCCAACATTTCCAGCAAAGCCCTTGTCCCTCCTTTACGAACTCCTATGATAATTGTCTGAGGTATTCGTCGGCTTGTGCCTGGAGGTCTCACCTGTGCTGAATAGTGTTCGCTTTTATTGCTGAATAATCCTACCTGTGACTTCAGTGTTTCCAACAGTGGCCCATTCTCAACAGGAGCACCCTGAGTATGAGTCAGCAGAAGATAAGCTGACACCAGTAGGAAGGCCATATGGAGAGGAATAATTAGTTCAAGATAACGTTATGCTTGATCAATGAAAAAATAGGTAGGTAGCTTCTTGACTTGTTTGGCAGAAccagtggaaaacaaacagcaacttTCTGaagcatctgcaaaataaagtaAGACAAATCAGTATTTCTAAATCCATCACAAATTGTAAATGTAATTTACCATTCAATTCACAAATCCAATCTTCAATTACaacagaaaatttatttcaaagttaTCTGTTTTCCCGGACTTTATTtcagaagaaggagaaggaggaacaggaggagaagaaaaaaataggaagagaaggaaaagaaggaggaggagaacaaccaccaccacatttttttccttgaccaCAGGTGACCAATCAGGGACACTAAGCTTAGCAACTTTTATTTCCTTGGGGGAGTACTGAGGCTAAGCAGAACGTTTGAATTGTTTACCCGATTTTAAAGTCTTGACCAATATGTacttgctctgatttttttggtTCTCTTCCTCCCATTTATACCATATCCAATATGGCATTAATAATCATTCCAAAGCATTTTTGAATGTCAGTACCTTTCCTCAGATTCCCTGATGGAATACCATATACCCAATGGTACTGGATGGTTACACATTCATTTGGTTTCCAGTCAACTCTGTAGCATATGAATAAAAGCTGTTTACTCAGATCTGTATCAAAACACAGATTAAGGCAAAATTTTGGAATCTGAGTCCTTCAGAGCAGAAGACTAATAGTATTATAAAGCAATAGTGCAGTGCCTTTGTTGGatcaatgtgaaaaaaaatcgATATAACGGCGTATTCTTTGCAGCTATCAAAGTGCTGTGAAGTGCAGTCACTTAAGTGTTGGGAAATCTTGGCAAAACCAAATATTTAGGTAcaattctgcattttctccaAAGCTATGTACAAGAAATAGCTACATACTTTCTGGTCACCTAAAAATGTTTGCAGGGAAGCAAGGCTGGTTGGAGCtggaaacatattttcttaatCCATTTAGTATTCAATCATGTTAAGGAAGTGATGAATTTTAAACATCCtaaaatttgaaacaaacaaacaaaaagttctaggcttttttttttccccatccctgaaaATCTTACAGAAGAAATCCTCATTAAGAAGATTCTTGTCCTATTTCTGAGAAAttacaacattttaaagtttgcaGGTTAAATCTATTTCCTtaactttttttcagtgtggAAAAAAACTATTTCACACAGTGAAGCAGCAGCCAATAAAAATAACTGGTTTTTGATTCCATTTGAATTATGGCTCATATTGTAAAGTAGTCCCAGAAATACTACAGCTTTAGCTCCTTCTTTGGTTCCACTGTcagtctctttctttttctggataTATTGGTCACAGTACTTTGCCTCTTAGAAACAACCTTAAAGAACACAGTCAATTCCCATTTGTCATGGCTCTGAGGAGCACTTAGTGTTTCTATTCAAAAATTGTTTACCTTCAGTCTTACTTTACAGACttaaaaaagtaatataaaaacatttttgataatAACAATCTAGGCGAGATTCATTGAATCTATATTCTAAATCTTATTACAACCTACTCCAGTTTCCTTTATAACTAGGGAATAACTCTTTTTGTAGGCCTGATTGAACTCCAAACTCATACATAGATAGCAAGCATTAACCCTTTAATTTTAAgactgctattttaaaaataaacatttattaaatatcGGAAAAGCCCTGGTATAATTGGATTTTTAAtcagaaactaaaaaaaaaaaaatcaacaacaacaacaaaaaaactcctTTACCACcatgaaagaaaatttgattttaaaagtcatAGCCTTTTTTCTAAGAACTTCACATAGACGTTCTACTTAGGGTTCTCAAGAGCAGGGAATGAGGGAATGCAAGCATTTCTATGGAAATTAGAGAATGGAAGAATAGCTACATTTATACCAAAACCATTCGTAGTTATGTTTTCAGAACAACTGCTCTTTTGGATGGCAAGTTTAAGAAACAATAAATGTGCTATTTAGAGCTGCTGAGgaatcaaaatgcattttgctatAAGTGACAGCTAATGTCTGTTGATTTTGAAAAGCCCTCATAGTCTATACAATGCTGAACATGCAATCTGAGGCATCAAAACCTAGATGATGCCAAAAATATTGGCCTTCAAATTTCATGCATGTTTGCAAGCAGTGCCTCTGTTATATAAATTCTGGTCATTTGGTGAATTCAGAATTTTCTGATTCACAAGGTTCCTAAACTGTCTATCTAGAGTAAGGATAAGGCTACACATAAGATGCTGTTGGAACCAATTCCTCTCTTATCTGATGTAGGAGTATATGGCAATATTGCCACTTTCCTGGCCTATGATCCTAGTAGGCTGGGATTTGGGATCGTGGCACAACGGATGAGGGAACAGTTAATCTTTCTTTTAACCTGTTTCAAAACTTCAGTATTAAGTTACATTCTAataatcttaatttttaaattaaaattctttcagGAAGATttaggaattatttttgtaaatccCTTACA
Encoded proteins:
- the LOC106038121 gene encoding heparan sulfate glucosamine 3-O-sulfotransferase 1-like gives rise to the protein MAFLLVSAYLLLTHTQGAPVENGPLLETLKSQVGLFSNKSEHYSAQVRPPGTSRRIPQTIIIGVRKGGTRALLEMLDIHPNIVVAATEVHFFDWDENYVKGLDWYRSLMPFSYGNQITIEKTPGYFTSPQAPERIHDMNSSIKLLLILRDPTERVISDYTQVYYNRVESHKPVQLFEDIVIKNGALNTKYKAIQRSLYDVHMEKWLKHFSLNQIHIVDGNTLIKDPLPELQKVERFLNLPSRIMSSNFYFNQTKGFYCIRSDGRERCLHESKGRPHPLVNNTVLEQLYSYFREHNAKFYRMVNHSFDWH